One part of the Syntrophorhabdaceae bacterium genome encodes these proteins:
- the rnhC gene encoding ribonuclease HIII: MDIRKVRRLKLLLREVQIMRDGSERLEPTFDEICNLVFTDNAFMEFWDEELLNGLRELFQLKSPSVSVYGEQLRFLADRREFVQTANDIFFSLLDSKSTSTDIVDRLSRLLGISHPNPSTAIDPSRIADIRVSTSSLSEKVRTFVDYLSTETPLVMGAVTNDLYRIAETMKAQETPGKVNAMLVTSDKVVGVLIPLSIRLSPGEGKTICLVSVADRFTAAIDRARRAMESKGFLACGQDVDCSLEITSAEYSGDSIALAAAVGIYSAASKECFDPFTAFTGNINLDGSIFKILPVSGINAKLSAAVKSGCRRVFLPAENRSDVGPEFHERLQILYVTDIIDVLLKLQLNPAPVSGESLQVRKLNFLRAYCQNRGWDLSEGEQIQDALQFTVSPAHPPEIKINLYYSGTHTPKTNDGEFFHDLLDGLQGLDQPKIATRDVNKTFLIKDVDLRRQIRERLEQMRPDSMIEQYCDYSFRFQSAGERLVAKQYAKGTLQLQGRAGDLYKRVLDVIIPPYTMKHPNATLLIDEYLDDSAVVEAKASVKATGLVVRDILYPHIGTDESGKGDYFGPLVVAGVWVDEKTAEELEALGARDSKLLSDKRCKELAAKIREICQGKFEEIELVPERYNDLYDQFAKERKNLNHLLAWGHARAIESLAEKLPCDCAIADQFGDEKYILSKLMAKGKKLELIQTPKGERYVAVAAASILARDRFLSRMEKFNLKYGLLLPKGASDLVVSVARSIVGKTGPQELRNVAKLHHRTTQRVIERKQ; encoded by the coding sequence ATGGATATTAGGAAGGTTCGAAGGCTAAAGTTACTTCTGAGAGAAGTCCAAATCATGAGAGACGGGAGCGAGAGGCTAGAACCGACATTCGACGAAATATGTAATTTGGTCTTCACTGACAATGCCTTTATGGAATTCTGGGATGAAGAACTGCTTAACGGGTTGCGAGAATTGTTTCAGCTAAAGTCACCCAGCGTCAGTGTATATGGCGAACAATTGAGATTTCTAGCAGACAGAAGAGAATTCGTGCAGACGGCGAATGATATTTTCTTCTCTTTGCTTGATAGTAAATCAACTTCTACCGACATCGTTGACCGTCTCTCACGCCTTCTTGGTATATCCCATCCGAACCCTTCGACCGCAATCGATCCTTCCCGTATAGCGGATATCAGAGTAAGCACCTCCTCGCTCTCAGAAAAGGTAAGAACGTTTGTCGACTACCTTTCAACGGAAACGCCCTTGGTAATGGGTGCTGTAACAAATGATCTGTACCGCATAGCGGAGACGATGAAGGCTCAGGAAACCCCGGGGAAAGTAAACGCCATGCTGGTTACGAGCGATAAAGTTGTCGGCGTTCTCATTCCTTTGTCAATCCGCTTGTCTCCAGGAGAGGGCAAGACCATCTGCTTAGTATCGGTCGCAGACCGTTTTACGGCTGCCATAGACCGAGCACGGCGCGCTATGGAGAGCAAAGGTTTTCTTGCTTGCGGCCAAGATGTGGATTGCTCGCTGGAAATCACTTCGGCCGAATACAGCGGAGACTCTATTGCATTGGCTGCAGCAGTTGGAATTTACTCCGCGGCTTCCAAAGAATGCTTCGATCCCTTCACTGCCTTTACTGGGAACATCAATCTTGATGGCTCTATTTTTAAGATTCTACCCGTTTCAGGAATAAATGCCAAACTCTCGGCGGCCGTCAAATCCGGCTGCCGTCGGGTTTTTCTACCGGCGGAGAATCGGTCTGATGTTGGACCCGAATTCCACGAGCGACTTCAAATACTCTATGTCACTGACATTATCGACGTTCTCCTAAAGCTACAGCTTAACCCTGCACCGGTATCTGGTGAATCATTACAAGTTAGGAAACTGAACTTCTTGCGAGCATATTGTCAAAATAGAGGCTGGGACCTTTCTGAAGGTGAGCAAATCCAAGACGCTTTACAGTTCACCGTCTCGCCGGCCCATCCACCCGAGATCAAGATCAATCTTTACTATAGCGGAACACATACGCCGAAGACCAACGACGGAGAATTCTTCCACGATCTGTTAGACGGACTTCAAGGCCTCGACCAACCGAAAATTGCCACCCGGGATGTCAACAAGACGTTTCTGATAAAGGACGTTGATTTAAGAAGGCAGATAAGAGAACGGCTGGAGCAAATGAGACCCGACAGCATGATAGAACAGTACTGCGACTACAGCTTTCGCTTTCAGAGCGCGGGAGAAAGACTTGTCGCGAAACAGTATGCCAAAGGAACCTTGCAGTTACAGGGCCGGGCAGGCGATCTCTACAAGCGGGTTCTTGACGTCATCATACCCCCTTACACTATGAAACACCCAAACGCCACGTTGCTGATCGACGAGTACTTAGACGATTCGGCAGTCGTAGAAGCCAAGGCCAGCGTCAAAGCTACCGGGTTGGTCGTCCGTGATATTTTGTATCCACATATCGGCACGGACGAATCAGGAAAAGGCGACTACTTCGGGCCCCTTGTTGTCGCCGGTGTCTGGGTCGACGAAAAGACAGCAGAGGAATTGGAGGCCCTCGGAGCACGAGATTCCAAGCTTCTGTCGGACAAGCGGTGCAAAGAACTGGCAGCTAAAATCCGTGAGATTTGCCAGGGTAAGTTCGAAGAGATAGAGTTGGTGCCCGAGCGATATAATGATCTATATGACCAGTTCGCCAAAGAGCGAAAGAATTTAAACCACCTCCTCGCGTGGGGCCATGCTCGGGCGATAGAGAGTTTGGCTGAGAAACTACCGTGTGATTGTGCGATCGCCGATCAATTCGGCGACGAGAAATATATCCTGTCTAAGCTAATGGCAAAGGGTAAGAAGCTGGAGTTGATTCAAACCCCAAAGGGTGAGAGATACGTGGCAGTAGCAGCCGCCTCTATCTTGGCTAGGGATCGCTTCTTATCACGCATGGAGAAGTTTAACCTGAAGTATGGATTGTTGTTGCCCAAAGGGGCATCAGATTTGGTTGTGTCTGTCGCTCGGTCTATCGTCGGGAAGACAGGGCCTCAGGAACTACGAAACGTTGCAAAACTGCATCACAGAACCACTCAAAGAGTCATCGAAAGAAAACAATGA
- a CDS encoding tetratricopeptide repeat protein, with protein MDEKKVRDALSLLRSAHQQNSLSVHGLEILAFCYSKAKEYRKAISIYQQLSAKDPSKAKWFYYLGYQYGSLMQVDEAIKNYRKALYLYPKWMKPFPELVRLLKESGDREESIKLCRKGIQLYKELIPDLQRKYSDCYAELCLFAAQALVTIDRAGADALMQEYITLRTDDLNSLYVYGSYLLDSGRPEEAIEYYRRAQARGLTKEYVPHKMAKAWLMLGNTDQALKTYETIPLQKRTGYILNGMGKCFAKKGNSQDALLYFYRAAKSQAKWYHYRDVGLALADLGATIQAIGFLGRSNEMYRQETGDDFTKLVMKIEELRQVPNTTHINLSEFDPAVPISSCGSVVEYNPKRGYGFIRDDKDNGKLFFHVSEVKDRMEPRIGLRVKFVREHGEKGPVARKVRPGKQL; from the coding sequence ATGGACGAAAAGAAAGTGAGAGATGCGTTGTCACTCCTGCGCTCTGCTCATCAGCAAAATTCGCTGTCCGTCCATGGATTGGAAATCCTCGCTTTCTGTTACTCCAAGGCGAAGGAGTACCGAAAGGCTATCTCCATTTATCAGCAACTATCGGCCAAAGATCCGAGCAAGGCAAAATGGTTCTATTATCTTGGATACCAATACGGATCCTTGATGCAGGTAGATGAAGCAATCAAGAACTATCGAAAGGCTCTCTATTTATATCCCAAATGGATGAAGCCTTTTCCGGAACTTGTAAGGCTCCTGAAAGAATCCGGAGATAGGGAAGAATCTATTAAACTCTGTCGGAAAGGGATACAGCTGTACAAAGAACTGATTCCTGATTTGCAGAGAAAGTATTCGGACTGCTATGCAGAATTATGTCTATTCGCAGCTCAAGCGCTTGTCACAATTGATAGAGCGGGCGCGGACGCTCTCATGCAAGAATACATCACGCTTCGCACAGACGATCTGAACTCTTTATATGTATACGGAAGTTACCTGCTTGATAGCGGAAGGCCGGAAGAAGCGATTGAGTACTACCGTCGGGCTCAAGCGCGTGGCCTTACCAAGGAGTATGTCCCTCACAAGATGGCGAAGGCATGGTTGATGCTGGGGAATACTGATCAAGCCTTGAAGACATACGAGACTATTCCACTCCAGAAAAGAACGGGGTACATTCTCAATGGAATGGGTAAATGTTTCGCAAAAAAGGGCAACAGCCAGGATGCCTTGCTGTACTTTTACAGGGCTGCGAAGTCTCAGGCCAAATGGTATCACTACCGTGATGTCGGCCTTGCCTTAGCTGATCTCGGCGCAACAATTCAGGCAATTGGGTTTTTGGGACGGAGTAATGAAATGTACCGACAGGAGACAGGCGACGATTTCACAAAGCTTGTCATGAAAATTGAAGAGCTACGACAGGTGCCTAATACGACTCATATAAATCTCAGCGAATTTGATCCCGCTGTTCCGATCTCTAGTTGCGGGAGTGTTGTAGAGTACAATCCGAAAAGAGGATACGGCTTTATAAGGGACGACAAGGACAACGGAAAGCTCTTCTTTCACGTTAGTGAAGTAAAAGACCGCATGGAACCTCGGATTGGGCTGCGAGTAAAGTTTGTAAGGGAACACGGTGAAAAGGGGCCGGTAGCCCGGAAAGTCCGACCAGGTAAGCAGCTGTAA
- a CDS encoding ParA family protein, producing MQRAKVISFINYKGGVGKTTTTYHIGCSLAQHHGKRVLLIDIDPQTNLTFLCATIEDWEDVKKKKGTIATMYQNYLNRKAIDTKRYIWRSPVGSGSLKINTLDLIPCDIDLLGEDLSGGQVSGSFPSLEALRQSSKEYLRERLFLNSAIQEVEDKYDYVLIDCPPNLYLMTQNALAASAWYVISAIPDHLSTIGLRILQSKVKRIGELLGSAQTFAGSTKDPLKIAQLGGVIFVKVRIGGSLLTATHFSKMEEVRNLLNGSYVFPVYTTELIGYSEAAENNLPVWLHGSQNARRAGNKREYQKITQEFLGRF from the coding sequence ATGCAGAGAGCCAAAGTTATCTCATTCATTAATTACAAGGGCGGTGTGGGTAAAACAACAACCACATACCATATCGGATGTTCGCTTGCACAGCACCATGGCAAGAGAGTACTTCTTATCGACATTGATCCGCAAACGAATCTTACCTTTCTCTGTGCAACAATCGAGGACTGGGAAGACGTTAAGAAGAAGAAGGGCACGATTGCGACCATGTATCAAAATTACTTGAATAGGAAAGCTATCGATACAAAACGATATATTTGGAGATCGCCCGTTGGATCTGGTTCGTTAAAAATCAATACTCTCGATCTTATTCCTTGCGACATAGATCTCCTTGGAGAAGACCTTAGTGGAGGCCAAGTTTCTGGGAGTTTTCCAAGCCTTGAAGCACTTAGACAATCATCCAAAGAGTATCTTAGAGAAAGACTTTTTCTAAATAGTGCTATCCAAGAAGTCGAAGATAAGTATGATTATGTTCTGATCGATTGTCCGCCCAATCTTTACTTGATGACACAGAACGCCCTAGCAGCAAGCGCTTGGTATGTGATTTCTGCTATACCAGATCATCTTTCAACGATTGGATTGAGAATCCTACAGAGTAAAGTCAAGCGAATAGGTGAGTTACTAGGCTCAGCCCAGACGTTTGCAGGCTCCACGAAAGATCCACTCAAGATAGCACAGCTTGGAGGCGTCATTTTCGTTAAGGTTAGAATCGGCGGCAGCTTGCTTACCGCCACTCATTTTAGTAAAATGGAAGAAGTTAGGAACCTTCTAAATGGGAGCTATGTTTTTCCAGTGTATACGACTGAACTAATAGGGTACAGCGAGGCAGCAGAAAACAATTTGCCAGTTTGGCTACATGGTAGTCAGAATGCAAGGCGGGCCGGCAATAAACGAGAGTATCAGAAAATAACACAGGAGTTCTTAGGGAGGTTTTAG
- a CDS encoding TonB family protein: MISVRLQQGRISRNIAPYALLVLALLASCASTDTRSTHQAVWDVTGAGGPSALSDEQKEYLIGVKDALYASWHCPEEFRSDSSLSMLVVLKASKDGKVLDVTVDKRSGNNKFDESVLTAIQTARGLPSIPASLNADAAKIAFAFKAKTP; this comes from the coding sequence ATGATTTCTGTCCGTCTGCAGCAGGGTCGTATCTCACGTAACATTGCCCCGTACGCATTGCTTGTTTTGGCGCTGCTTGCTTCGTGTGCAAGCACGGATACCCGATCTACTCATCAGGCCGTTTGGGATGTCACCGGCGCCGGCGGACCGTCCGCATTGTCGGATGAGCAGAAAGAGTACCTTATAGGTGTAAAAGACGCTCTCTATGCATCATGGCACTGCCCGGAGGAGTTTCGCTCCGACAGCAGTCTATCCATGCTTGTAGTACTTAAGGCCAGCAAAGACGGCAAGGTCCTTGATGTTACGGTAGACAAACGCTCCGGCAACAATAAGTTCGATGAGTCGGTTCTTACGGCAATCCAGACGGCCAGGGGCCTCCCGTCTATTCCTGCATCGCTTAACGCAGACGCCGCCAAAATCGCCTTCGCATTTAAGGCTAAAACCCCATGA
- a CDS encoding addiction module antidote protein, protein MSRKSSYQKDLIESLKDPREAAAYLNAAIEENDRAIFLLALRNVAKAHGGMASIAEKAKLNRESLYRMLSKKGNPEIESLYSLLNAMGLRLAIETGESQAA, encoded by the coding sequence ATGAGTAGAAAGTCCTCGTATCAGAAAGATCTTATCGAATCGCTCAAAGATCCTCGTGAAGCGGCGGCGTATCTTAACGCCGCTATCGAAGAAAATGACCGCGCCATCTTTCTTCTCGCTCTGAGAAACGTGGCAAAAGCGCATGGCGGAATGGCTTCTATTGCCGAAAAAGCGAAATTGAACCGCGAGAGCCTGTACCGAATGCTATCGAAAAAGGGTAATCCGGAAATCGAGAGCCTCTACAGCCTTCTGAATGCCATGGGATTACGATTGGCTATAGAAACAGGCGAATCCCAGGCTGCGTAA
- a CDS encoding aryl-sulfate sulfotransferase: MGRRIAGSFLFTTFILIFLLSSAMAYEALNGPTGVLKYDKAKAYDGYTLFSPSTSKTVYLIDMEGNIVHKWETQYLPWATMLLENGNLLRSGKLPDPPVNMGGVGGSVQEIDWDGKVVWEYKMFSPTEVQHHCFSRMPNGNTLVLGWEYKGIEEALVKGRDPKTVPASVFAGGKWIYGFWSDFVREVDKTGKTVWEWHAWDHIGKGPTRLDINYKLPEPVGEYYPNFDWTHFNTADYNPKTDQVIVNSRNFSETYLIDHKTGQIQWRWGNPCAYGQGKCPSYYDNGDQQLFGSHHASVLDNGNIQIFDNGSERPEGNRSRVVEVNPKTNKIVWEYYSNDSTSFFSYRQGSAQRLPNGNVLVTSTAKGHIFEVTPKKEIVWEYVIPVDNAEVKCFLEDAPRANSMDNQTHRSYRYGADYPGLKGKDLTKKVPLTPDCPEFWKLYKTTK, translated from the coding sequence ATGGGAAGAAGAATCGCGGGCAGTTTTTTATTTACGACGTTTATACTAATTTTCTTATTAAGCTCCGCAATGGCTTATGAAGCCCTGAACGGCCCCACAGGGGTGCTCAAGTACGACAAGGCCAAGGCCTATGACGGCTACACTCTGTTTTCACCCTCGACCAGTAAAACAGTCTATCTCATCGACATGGAAGGGAACATAGTCCATAAGTGGGAGACCCAGTACTTACCGTGGGCCACGATGTTGCTCGAAAATGGTAATCTTCTTAGGAGCGGAAAATTACCGGATCCCCCTGTGAACATGGGAGGAGTTGGAGGTAGCGTCCAGGAAATAGACTGGGACGGCAAAGTGGTCTGGGAATACAAGATGTTTTCACCAACGGAGGTGCAACATCACTGTTTTTCTCGAATGCCCAATGGCAACACCCTGGTCCTGGGTTGGGAGTACAAGGGTATTGAAGAAGCCCTTGTCAAGGGCAGGGACCCGAAGACGGTTCCTGCATCTGTTTTTGCAGGAGGAAAGTGGATCTACGGTTTCTGGTCTGACTTTGTTCGAGAAGTGGACAAGACAGGAAAGACCGTGTGGGAATGGCACGCCTGGGACCATATCGGCAAGGGTCCTACCAGGCTGGATATCAATTATAAACTCCCGGAACCGGTAGGCGAATACTATCCCAACTTCGACTGGACCCATTTTAACACCGCGGACTATAATCCCAAAACGGACCAGGTCATTGTGAATTCAAGAAACTTCAGCGAGACATATTTGATAGATCACAAGACCGGGCAGATTCAGTGGCGCTGGGGCAATCCCTGTGCCTATGGCCAGGGGAAATGCCCGTCCTATTACGATAACGGAGATCAGCAGCTTTTTGGATCCCACCATGCCTCCGTCCTGGATAACGGGAACATTCAGATCTTTGACAACGGCTCAGAAAGACCTGAAGGAAATCGCTCACGTGTTGTTGAAGTTAATCCGAAGACAAACAAGATCGTATGGGAATACTATTCAAACGATTCCACAAGCTTCTTTTCTTATCGCCAGGGTTCAGCGCAGCGGCTTCCCAATGGGAATGTCCTTGTCACATCAACCGCGAAGGGGCATATCTTTGAAGTAACACCCAAAAAGGAAATCGTGTGGGAGTATGTGATCCCGGTCGATAACGCTGAAGTCAAGTGCTTCCTGGAAGATGCTCCTAGAGCCAACTCCATGGACAATCAGACCCATAGATCCTATCGTTACGGCGCTGACTATCCCGGCCTGAAGGGCAAGGACCTCACCAAGAAAGTGCCTTTGACACCGGACTGCCCTGAGTTCTGGAAGCTCTACAAAACCACGAAATAG
- a CDS encoding EFR1 family ferrodoxin (N-terminal region resembles flavodoxins. C-terminal ferrodoxin region binds two 4Fe-4S clusters.), which translates to MKAIIIYFSLSGNTKKIAQAIRKGMSPLLESCDLVKLKDVDSKRIENYDLIGIGSPVWGGPPKQLMWFVEALPDLHGKYAFAFSTHGARGGRFFPVLIKLLKKKGLKVIGLRDWYGSVFLPMMPKPYFTEGHPDEIDLAEARAFGEEMAKLRLRVEAEGLRAVPRLPKLPLPRATRLKRPRPKFNAEKCTYPACTLCIDHCPVNGIDLNARPVVFGKNCHTCHFCEMICPQGAISVDYDSFIKKGHRRGKTIYVSSLAQAEAEGTFRPLVPIESIRWDIPYYKIYSEHPRYIIPDED; encoded by the coding sequence ATGAAAGCCATCATCATTTATTTTTCCTTGAGCGGAAACACAAAGAAGATTGCACAGGCCATACGGAAAGGTATGAGCCCCTTGCTCGAGTCATGCGATCTTGTTAAACTCAAGGACGTCGATAGTAAGCGCATCGAAAACTACGATCTCATAGGCATTGGGAGCCCCGTGTGGGGCGGACCCCCAAAACAGCTCATGTGGTTTGTTGAGGCCCTGCCTGATTTACATGGAAAATATGCATTTGCTTTTTCCACGCATGGCGCCCGCGGGGGAAGATTCTTTCCCGTACTTATAAAACTCTTGAAGAAGAAAGGGCTCAAGGTTATAGGACTACGTGACTGGTACGGGAGCGTGTTCCTTCCCATGATGCCCAAGCCATATTTCACGGAAGGCCATCCCGATGAGATTGATCTCGCCGAAGCAAGGGCATTCGGTGAAGAGATGGCTAAGCTACGGCTGCGTGTAGAGGCGGAAGGGCTACGGGCGGTCCCGCGCCTTCCGAAACTGCCTCTGCCTCGCGCAACCCGCCTCAAGAGGCCCCGACCAAAATTCAATGCTGAGAAGTGTACCTACCCTGCATGCACGCTCTGCATCGACCATTGCCCTGTGAACGGTATCGATCTCAATGCACGTCCTGTGGTCTTTGGCAAGAACTGCCATACCTGTCACTTCTGTGAGATGATCTGTCCGCAAGGGGCCATATCGGTTGACTATGATTCCTTCATAAAGAAAGGACACAGGCGCGGGAAGACCATTTACGTGAGTAGTCTCGCACAGGCTGAAGCAGAGGGGACTTTCAGGCCGCTCGTGCCGATTGAGAGCATACGCTGGGATATACCTTACTATAAAATCTATAGCGAGCACCCGCGTTATATCATCCCGGACGAAGATTGA
- a CDS encoding 4Fe-4S binding protein, whose protein sequence is MKNAKSTGAKDTSVRVAGVKFRTPVGVGSVGGPPMQRERLTLDLYASIFLKHIAAGAGFICLPSTIHVPDALLSDLQKRAKPLIPPKASKRPAIFLKAGQKDSIYSLAPSGNTPQISAGIFKNSTSMLIEKLKELKPKDIPLIANVSGLGFYAETFVAGAKAHEEAGVDLIELNLSSPATVQATLEEGVASYFEKDFPLAPPGLFLGDQPDLVERVTREVSRAVGIPVGVKISAETGFPRVIELARRIRDAGGKFITCSNFSLTVVPPDIYNRGEAMWPHLTDGPMATIGGEWLRPLVYKQIASVARFAPGIQIIGCGGMSKPEHVVESIMLGATAVQTVTPVLMQGRNLIKRDVRFLEKYMEDQAYTTPEDFRGLALSHIKPAKTLHSTYDERRVLAKVDTKKCKGCGICSDSICLAIAVENKKARVDVNMCSGCGMCVAVCPYEAVKLQ, encoded by the coding sequence ATGAAGAATGCAAAGAGTACCGGTGCTAAAGATACGAGCGTGCGAGTCGCCGGGGTCAAGTTCCGGACACCGGTGGGTGTGGGATCAGTTGGCGGGCCGCCGATGCAGCGGGAACGCCTGACCCTTGACCTCTATGCGTCCATATTTCTCAAACACATTGCCGCCGGCGCCGGGTTTATTTGTCTACCGAGCACCATCCATGTGCCTGATGCACTCCTCTCTGACCTCCAGAAAAGAGCCAAACCGCTCATCCCGCCCAAAGCATCGAAGCGCCCTGCGATCTTTCTTAAGGCCGGCCAGAAAGATTCCATTTATTCGCTCGCACCGAGCGGCAACACCCCTCAGATTTCAGCCGGTATCTTCAAAAACAGCACGTCAATGCTCATCGAGAAACTAAAAGAGCTAAAACCAAAAGACATACCGCTCATCGCAAATGTGAGTGGCCTGGGTTTTTATGCGGAGACCTTCGTGGCAGGCGCTAAAGCCCACGAGGAGGCGGGTGTGGACCTTATCGAACTCAATCTCAGCTCTCCGGCTACCGTTCAAGCCACTCTTGAAGAAGGGGTCGCGTCCTATTTTGAAAAGGATTTTCCGCTTGCCCCTCCGGGGCTCTTTCTTGGCGATCAGCCTGACCTTGTGGAGAGGGTGACGCGGGAGGTGTCAAGGGCCGTCGGCATTCCGGTGGGCGTCAAAATTAGCGCGGAGACAGGTTTCCCTCGCGTGATCGAGCTCGCGAGAAGGATACGTGACGCAGGGGGTAAGTTCATCACCTGCAGTAATTTCAGCTTGACCGTGGTCCCCCCCGATATCTATAACAGGGGAGAAGCCATGTGGCCGCATCTGACAGACGGCCCCATGGCAACCATAGGAGGCGAATGGCTGCGGCCGCTCGTGTATAAACAGATCGCGAGTGTCGCCCGTTTTGCCCCCGGGATTCAAATCATAGGCTGCGGAGGTATGAGTAAGCCTGAGCACGTAGTAGAATCGATCATGCTCGGCGCCACCGCTGTTCAGACGGTGACCCCCGTGCTCATGCAGGGGAGAAACCTGATCAAAAGGGATGTCCGCTTCCTTGAGAAGTATATGGAGGATCAGGCCTATACCACACCCGAGGATTTTAGAGGCCTGGCGTTAAGCCACATCAAACCCGCAAAGACGCTTCACTCGACCTACGACGAGCGTCGCGTGCTCGCGAAAGTTGACACAAAGAAGTGCAAGGGATGCGGTATCTGCTCTGATAGTATCTGTCTCGCCATTGCTGTTGAGAACAAAAAGGCACGGGTTGACGTCAATATGTGCTCGGGATGCGGTATGTGTGTGGCTGTCTGTCCCTACGAGGCAGTAAAGCTGCAGTGA
- a CDS encoding reductive dehalogenase: MKRAQRLNREPFPVHRLKRVDRPTTIIHDEEVKPVSEMDAGFMKARRGIYGPGLKREVARFVGKHPLSGAERWMMNRMREFVDGMVAGQKAPIPDDPAILSRHIKNAAYFLRADLVGICALPRYAVYSESFDWTGKIEEGIPVNLTHKNAIAILIDQDGPTSEAFTGNDWISNSMSMLAYSTSGFVAMTLAEYIRRLGYPARAHFAVNYQVVLPPILLWAGLGEMSRIGDCVVNPFLGPRFKAAIVTTDLPLLPDKPIDFGLQDFCSKCKKCARECPSGALPHGGKVMYNGYEKWPVNVEACTKMRVGNPRGSGCGTCFKVCPWNKPYTPFHRAVGWAMRKSAFARTLAIMGDDLFGYGRPDYSKKWWFDLEDVHGDGVLTVPPEPDGK, encoded by the coding sequence ATGAAGCGTGCGCAGAGACTAAATAGAGAACCTTTCCCCGTACACCGACTCAAACGGGTGGATCGGCCAACCACGATCATCCACGATGAAGAAGTGAAGCCCGTGAGCGAGATGGACGCCGGCTTCATGAAGGCACGGCGCGGGATCTACGGGCCGGGGCTAAAGCGTGAAGTCGCTCGATTTGTCGGTAAACACCCATTATCCGGGGCCGAGCGCTGGATGATGAACCGCATGAGGGAGTTCGTGGACGGCATGGTGGCCGGACAAAAAGCCCCGATCCCTGACGACCCTGCGATACTCTCCCGCCATATCAAGAATGCGGCGTACTTCTTACGGGCCGATCTCGTAGGTATATGCGCGCTGCCACGCTACGCAGTCTACAGCGAGAGCTTCGACTGGACGGGAAAGATTGAAGAGGGCATACCGGTCAATCTTACCCATAAGAATGCGATCGCTATCCTGATCGACCAGGACGGGCCCACCTCAGAAGCTTTTACAGGAAACGACTGGATCAGCAATTCCATGAGCATGCTTGCCTACTCCACATCCGGATTCGTGGCAATGACGCTCGCGGAATATATCCGGCGGCTCGGTTATCCCGCGAGGGCCCACTTCGCCGTCAACTATCAGGTTGTCCTGCCGCCGATCCTCCTCTGGGCTGGGCTCGGCGAGATGAGCCGGATCGGCGACTGCGTGGTAAACCCGTTCCTCGGTCCCCGCTTCAAGGCCGCTATCGTAACCACGGATTTGCCGTTATTGCCCGACAAGCCCATCGATTTCGGTTTGCAGGACTTCTGTTCCAAATGCAAGAAATGTGCGCGTGAGTGTCCCTCCGGGGCTCTACCCCACGGCGGCAAGGTCATGTATAACGGATACGAAAAGTGGCCTGTCAACGTTGAGGCGTGTACAAAGATGAGGGTCGGCAATCCCAGGGGATCCGGGTGCGGTACCTGCTTCAAGGTCTGTCCGTGGAACAAACCGTACACACCGTTCCATCGGGCTGTGGGCTGGGCCATGCGAAAATCGGCGTTTGCCCGTACGCTCGCGATCATGGGTGATGACCTCTTCGGATACGGCAGACCGGATTACTCGAAGAAGTGGTGGTTCGACCTTGAAGACGTGCACGGCGACGGAGTCCTTACCGTTCCCCCCGAGCCAGACGGAAAATAA